The nucleotide window ATTCCTTTAAAGAAGGCACGATTCAAGCGTTGCGACAGGATCCGGATATTATTGTGATTGGTGAGATGCGGGATGCAGACACAATCATGACCGTGTTAGAAGTTGTAGACAGCGGCCATAAAGTCTTTACCACTTTGCATACATCAAGCGCTGTAGAAAGCATCGATCGTATTCTTGGTGAAATTCCACCTGAAGAGCAATCTCGAATTCGAGAAAGATTGGCGGACGTTCTTACATGTGTCATATCCCAAAAGTTAATACCTAGTGTAGATGGCAAGCGTATCCTTGCCAAAGAAATTATGCTTACAAATTCAGCGATAAAAACCGCTATTCGCAACAATAACATCGGAGAAATTTATCAAATTATCCATCAGTCCAACGACAAAGGCATGAGTACGATGGAACAAGACCTGGCTAAATTACACTCGAATAATGTCATCTCTTATTTTGAAGCCTATATCAATGCCAACAATAAAAAGAGATTAGAGGATTTAATAAAATACAATTATTAGCCGAATATGAAAATTAAAAACGCAATTGGAATTTCAATCAATGGAAATAATGTAAAGGCAGCTTTTCTGAGCATTATTAAAGGAAAGGTCTATATCCAGGGGCTTCAATCTACAACACTTCGGGCTCCTTTGGAAAGCAGTCTTCCAACCGAAAGTGATAAGGGTGAACAAAATATTGAAAATGATCTGGAAAAAGCTTTTGATATTCAGCAGCAACCCGATGACGACGTAGACACTAGTTCTGATCTTGCCATCAAGCCTACTAAAGACAGCAATGTCAGTGTTATATATTCTCTACTTGACAAGTTTAAGGACATGACTACAAAAGTGGGTATTAACGCGCCTGTTCTGACCGTTAAATACGAAATGGTAGATGCGGACGCGGTTCCTAAAGATAATAAAGGATTCAGGGAAAGAATTGGTTTTGGTGAAGGTAATTCAAATGCCCTTCACAGTTCAAAGTATCATAGAATTAATTCAGAAAAATCTCTGCGAATCGAGTATGAGCATCATCCTCCGGTCTTAGATCTGATCGACGAAGTAAACCAATTCCGGCGCGGCAACTTAAAATTGGAAATGATGGATACAAACGAGCTCGCTCTGGCTTTTCTTGTCGCTAAGTGCTATAAACTGAATGAAGAGTATACCACTGCGATCATTTATATTGAACCTGATTTCTCAAGAGTCATATTCTTAAGCGGGAAAAAAATACATCATATAACCCCGATTATCCATAAAGGAAGTATCTCGAAAGATGTGCTGCATGCGGTCTATAGCAAAATCATTTTTGCTCAAGATCATCATTTCGTTCCCGAATTGGACAAAATAATTCTAGCATCCCGCAGTGCAAAACTAAAAGGGAAAACCTTCTTCAAGCAAAAATTTCCATCAGCCAAGATAAGTTATTTCAACTCAAAATTAATCGACTCCCAATATAGTTTCGATAATAAAGGTCGTTTGTTTTCGCAGTATGCAATTCCCATTGCTTTTGCATGGAAGCTGTTACAGAAGAAGTCAGTCTTTTCGAAACTCCCTAACCTGCTGCCGGATTATATATTGGAACGTCGCCGGATGCCAAAACTGGCATTTCATGGTTATATACTTTTATTCCTTTTGGCCATAACAGCGTTTACTTTCACCTATTTGGTAGTAACCAAAAATGTCCAGATCAGCAAAATAAACAGAAAGAACAAGATTATTGAAATGCAAATCGAAAACAACAAACCTCTGGTGGAGAAGGTGAAGTTTTATGGTGATCAGATATTCAAATTAGAGAGCAATATTGCTTTAGTAGATAGCATTAGTATGAATTATGATGAAACATACACTTTCTTGAAACTTCTAAACCAAGGTATTCTGAAAGCAGGAGATGTTTGGATAGAGGATTTGAAAATTGACGGTAGAACTGTTGAATTAAAGGGGTATGCCAAACAGCGAGAAATAATCCCAATACTCTCGGAGGCATTGGGCGGAGCAAATCTAAAAAAAGTTACCAGAGCTACCTTGCATGAAAAAAGAGTTTTTAATTTCCAGTTAGATAAAAATATTGGTATTAACCAGGATACTCAAAATTTGCAGTTACTTATAGGCTTAACAAAAGCAAAACAAAAGAAGCCAAAGTCAACAAACGGCACGGTGGGCACAAATGGGCCCTC belongs to candidate division KSB1 bacterium and includes:
- a CDS encoding PilN domain-containing protein encodes the protein MKIKNAIGISINGNNVKAAFLSIIKGKVYIQGLQSTTLRAPLESSLPTESDKGEQNIENDLEKAFDIQQQPDDDVDTSSDLAIKPTKDSNVSVIYSLLDKFKDMTTKVGINAPVLTVKYEMVDADAVPKDNKGFRERIGFGEGNSNALHSSKYHRINSEKSLRIEYEHHPPVLDLIDEVNQFRRGNLKLEMMDTNELALAFLVAKCYKLNEEYTTAIIYIEPDFSRVIFLSGKKIHHITPIIHKGSISKDVLHAVYSKIIFAQDHHFVPELDKIILASRSAKLKGKTFFKQKFPSAKISYFNSKLIDSQYSFDNKGRLFSQYAIPIAFAWKLLQKKSVFSKLPNLLPDYILERRRMPKLAFHGYILLFLLAITAFTFTYLVVTKNVQISKINRKNKIIEMQIENNKPLVEKVKFYGDQIFKLESNIALVDSISMNYDETYTFLKLLNQGILKAGDVWIEDLKIDGRTVELKGYAKQREIIPILSEALGGANLKKVTRATLHEKRVFNFQLDKNIGINQDTQNLQLLIGLTKAKQKKPKSTNGTVGTNGPSKKGGKSSRPGREKNNY